TCACGATCAATGGTCACGACGTCTGTAAGGAATCCAGAACGATGATCGACTGCAGCGTCGTTCGTCGTTTTTGCTCGATAGATCGTGAAGAGGGCAATACCGGCCCACCCGATGCCAATGAGAATGCGGTTCGCTCCGGTCATGTTCGCAATTGCGAGACTTGCTGCATTGCTTGAACCGGACGCAATTCCCGCCTGCCACGCATAGTAAGCATCAACAGCGTACTCGGGAGCGACGGCTAGTACCGCAAGCACCGCGATGGCGAACGCCGTCGGAACGTCCTTTTCTGCGGTTTCAGCACCCCAAGCGAGCAAAAACGACGCACCGAGGATAGCAAGTCCACCGACGAATACTGCAACGGCAGGAGCGATATTTTTGGCTGGCTCTAGGTGGAGACCGTGCGTTATGAAAAGCACGAGAAACGGAAATGTCAAGAGTATCGCTGCTGCAACGGCGGCAATCGGGTGACGAAGACGCTCAAACATTGGTATGATATGGATGATGTGGTTTGTGTCTGATTCTCGAACGCACAGCTAACGTACCTGAACTGACCTTCCAATCAGCCGATCGTTCGTTGATTGCTCCCATTCTAACGTGATCCACGACGGCCCCGTTTATAACTCACAAGATAATGCTCTTCCTTTCGAATTCCATACCCTCAACCGGTGAGAAGTCACGATTACTTATTTAGCGGTTTATTCATGATTTGGCTATTATGGGCTCTGAAACAGCTGAATTCACCGAAAACAGCGATAGAGCGGTACTCTCACGATCGGTTTATAAACCATCGATAAAGTGACCTCCAATAGACCGGTATTCAATAAAGTATGGAAGTAATGATGCAATGATTATCTGATGAAAGGACCCAACGATAGGTATAACCGGATACTCAGACTGCGTAGCGATTATAGTATGTCGTTGATCTCAGGAACAACGCAAACTTCATGTCAGTTAGTGGCGTTCCTGCCACAACGTGACTCATTCTAACTCCACTGATAATTGACGTACACTCCCTCACATCACTCTGATCGGTTAGCCGTGGTCACTTATTTTCTAGCATCTCCACCTCTGCGCGAGGGGCGCTCTTCTTGACACTTTCGATCCCGCGCTTGACCCCTTGTTTTGATTGGTATCCTTCGCCACTATCGGCGATTATTTTGCCATTAGAGGCTACGAGACGCCAGCGCCACTCAGCTGCGTTGTCCTGGAACACTTCGAACGTTGGCTTTCGCGCATTCACAATACGCTATTTCTGATTCGAGCATTAATAACTGACTCAGTCCGATAAACAACTACATATATTTGATAAGAACTATTCTGAGATCATCTGTGTTGTTTGCTATGAGGTCACGACCCCGTGGAGAATTGGCTATATCGAATCATCCATCCATAATGGGCAACTCTGATGGGTGGGTGAACGGTATGACAGAGCTTGGGTATTACTCACTCTGGATTGCAAGACCGCGGCGACGCTCAGAGCGTTCTTCCAATGCGGTATCGCGAAGCGCTTTCTCTGCTGCTGTTGGACAGTGAATCGCTGGAACAGGCGCTGGACTTTCATCGCTATCTAAGGCGACGAAATTGAAAAATGAACTCGCTGTTTCATTTATTTCACCGTTTGACGGGCGTTCAGCGTGAACATCAACCTTGACGTCCATGCTCGTTCGACCAGTATCGAATACGTATCCCGTGATAACAACAACGTCACCGAGTTCAATTGGAGCAATGAAGTCAACGTGGTCCATCGCAGCCGTGACCACTTGCCGACGGGAATATCGCCGCGCAGCAATCGCCCCACAGATATCCATCCAGTGCAGAATGGCGCCGCCGAGGGCTCGTCCGAGATTGTTCGTGTGATTCGGCATCAATATCTCACTCATTTCGGTATAGGAATCCTGGAGTGTCGTCGACCCTTCCAAAGCGTGTTGATTTTGCATAGATAGTTCTTCGGAAACCAACTACTAAACACTATCACATTTGATCTAATGCAAATGAGGTTGTCTATCGTTGGTTATCTCTCTACAAAATTTTCGAGTCGACTAGTACGATGTGTATTTCGGAGTAAGGAGTGTACAGATACAACAATAATTCAACATTTGGAGAGGGATTGATGCTACTCAGCAGAGGTATCCTCTCGAACAGGTTCAGCCACAGTGATCCGACCAGCACTCGTCACTGTCACGCGGAATCCGCGATAGCAAAACTGCACTTGTCCGTCACAGTCGCGGGTGGATTCTCCGACCGAATGCCCGAAGAACAACTCCTCAAGCGCGAAGATGTCAACGACTTCGAACAATGGTGAGGTAGTGATGGTCGTGACTGAGGTGTCCTCGGCGTCGGCAACAGCTGCGGTAATCTCGGTCGAGAGATCACCCTCTTCATTGTGGTCGTACAAGCAGTGTGTAATGGACCGCCATTCTAACACCTCTGCGTCGTTGATTGAATGACAACTATTGACACACTCGTCAGTGGAAATGTTACTCATTATTGACCAATATGTATGTTGTCTGATATTGCTACGATGATGAGACGAAGACGCTATCAATATCGTGGCCAGTCTCATCTGCGTGATCGATCATCATCGCGTTTCGGTCTGTCACTATATCGTCCCGAACGGTCCAGTCACACTCTAAGCAGTAGCTTTTCACTGTACAATTCACGTTGGACGTACTGTCTTGACGCCTAAAAGTGTGACGTGATTATCTAGACGTATATCGAGGATTGAGTGACGAGAGGATCTCTGTTCCGTTCATCCTTCGACAGCAAGAGGAAATAAGCAGACTGGCTGCTTGTCTCCTTAACGGATCCGAAATTACTGTTATGAATACTGGTAGTTGCTCGAATACAGCGTTGATCAATCACTAAATCACCTCTCTGATAATACTATCACCATCGGTCGACGGCCTGTTTTTACGACCAAGAACAGACGACACAGGAGGTCTTTTGAAGATTCTTTCGATGCTTTCAACAGCGCAGTTTGTGTGTGGTGCGTATGCCCGGTGCTACTTTCCTCTGTGGTGACCGCGTCGCGCTCCGAACTATCGAAGATGAGGATATTGAACTGCTTCAACGAGCACGGAATGATCCAGCGCTTCGTCGTGGACTCCCGTTTCGATATCCACAGAATCGGGCGAGTGTCGAGACATTTATCGAGGAGACGATTGCAGACGACGATAACGACCGTCTATCGCTTCTCATCTGTGTCGATGGAGAACCAGTCGGATCAGTGAGCTTGTTCAATATCCTTCCACCGGCAAGCGGAACTCTTGCCTACTGGCTGCTCCCGGACTATCGGGGTGACGGTTACGCAACCGAGAGTGCAGGACTCATCGTGGACTATGCATTCAAAACGCTTGGACTGCATCGTATCCTTGCTTGGACAATTGATTATAACGAAGCATCACAGTCACTGCTCCGACGTCTTGATTTTTCTCACGAGGGGACCTACCGTGAGCACGTCTTTCGAAACGGAGACTTTCATGACACAGAGCATTATGGGCTCCTTGTCTCTGAATGGTCTGGATATGACAACATAGATTGATTGAATATTATATTAAGAATCTATCCTAATCCATCGTGCCCTGATTGATATGTCAATTCCCCATGGAGAATGGTTGAACGACGAGGGGGTCTTTCTATAGTTTACTCACCGATGGTCTGTGCTACATCTGACTAGAATCATCATCCAGCGAGAGATCCAAGGCACCAGTACATTCGGTCCTCACTAGCTTAGCGTTTGAATCCGAAAAGTCAGTATTTCGAGCTTCGATACTAGAAGAATAAATATCGGCACAGATACTCTACCGTGTTAGTGATAGCTATTAGCTATATTTTGAATTCTGCCTCTTTCATGATAAAATCGAATGGCCGCGTACATCGTTTCTGAGCGGAGAAGAATCACTGTTGTTTGGCATATATTTTTGGAGGACAACTAATTTGGAGATTCACAGATCTCGTATAAGCTTAGGAAAAAACGACCAAAACCGTCCTAACGGCTATTCCAACAGAAAATACGACGGTTACAGCTGTCGCTATCCACAGTATTCGCTTGCTTTCGATCCATCCGCCGTCAAAGGCCGTTCGCCCCTGAAATAGATTCACACCGATTCCTATGAGTAGCCAACCACCTCCACCAAGAACGTATATCGGCGAGGAAATTGTGAATTGGCGAAGAGGACGACATAAGACTCATTCCTAACAGCACGTGACTCGCTCCGATCAACATTGTAATGAGGCCATGGAGCTGCTGCAGTCCAATGAAATCACGAAAATTCCGGTCACTGATAGTGAAGATGTCGGAGACAGACAATCTATTTCGACTCATATATTTACCACATGTCTTCCTGTAAATATATTTTAGCCGTGGATAGATTGCCTTCCATGAGTAAGTAGCACGGAGTTTCGTACTGAACGTCAGTGTGATCAGCGTGTTCGTTCTCTCAATATCTCTCCCCAGCAGTCCGCCCAGATTTCTACATTTCGATAGCAATCCTCCGGCTCTCACAACATATTTAAAATTCCAACGACGCATTTCAATAACGTTGTCTATCCATCTACCTCTCGCTTCTGACAGAGTTCGGTATGGGTTGGTCCTGTTTGTCGCAACCAGTATCACCATCTCGTCCGTCATTAGTAGTCCTGAGACGACGATGGGCCACGCTGACTTCTGTACGCAGTCCGGTGTTATCTGTTTCGAATACGGACCATTCGGGATAATCAAGGCCGATAAGTGGGGACACGGTACTGCATACGCGATACTCACAGCGACGCTTGCCTACGCATTCGTCGATCCCGTTCGCGGCAACCGACACCGTCGGCTCACTCTCTCAGTCTGTTTTGCCATCGTATTCGGCATCTGTCTCGAATTCGCTCAATGGCCGATTCCGGATCGATCAATGAGTGAGCTCGATGCTATCGCAAACGCAATCGGCGCATTTTTGATGGCCATCCTCTGGTGGAAACTCCGGGCCGC
The nucleotide sequence above comes from Halocatena marina. Encoded proteins:
- a CDS encoding HVO_2922 family protein, which encodes MNARKPTFEVFQDNAAEWRWRLVASNGKIIADSGEGYQSKQGVKRGIESVKKSAPRAEVEMLENK
- a CDS encoding HalOD1 output domain-containing protein, translated to MSNISTDECVNSCHSINDAEVLEWRSITHCLYDHNEEGDLSTEITAAVADAEDTSVTTITTSPLFEVVDIFALEELFFGHSVGESTRDCDGQVQFCYRGFRVTVTSAGRITVAEPVREDTSAE
- a CDS encoding acyl-CoA thioesterase, producing the protein MQNQHALEGSTTLQDSYTEMSEILMPNHTNNLGRALGGAILHWMDICGAIAARRYSRRQVVTAAMDHVDFIAPIELGDVVVITGYVFDTGRTSMDVKVDVHAERPSNGEINETASSFFNFVALDSDESPAPVPAIHCPTAAEKALRDTALEERSERRRGLAIQSE
- a CDS encoding GNAT family N-acetyltransferase, producing the protein MPGATFLCGDRVALRTIEDEDIELLQRARNDPALRRGLPFRYPQNRASVETFIEETIADDDNDRLSLLICVDGEPVGSVSLFNILPPASGTLAYWLLPDYRGDGYATESAGLIVDYAFKTLGLHRILAWTIDYNEASQSLLRRLDFSHEGTYREHVFRNGDFHDTEHYGLLVSEWSGYDNID
- a CDS encoding VanZ family protein; this translates as MSIHLPLASDRVRYGLVLFVATSITISSVISSPETTMGHADFCTQSGVICFEYGPFGIIKADKWGHGTAYAILTATLAYAFVDPVRGNRHRRLTLSVCFAIVFGICLEFAQWPIPDRSMSELDAIANAIGAFLMAILWWKLRAAKPDNDEALS